The following are encoded together in the Lactuca sativa cultivar Salinas chromosome 1, Lsat_Salinas_v11, whole genome shotgun sequence genome:
- the LOC111913167 gene encoding carotene epsilon-monooxygenase, chloroplastic: MASVHALSPLAATTNHHRLSSVAPKFPFRVTKRRSLTIKSSIENKPKPKPKPASTAINGSWVGPGWLTALTRSLSLIQSDDSNIPIANAKLDDVSELLGGALFLPLFKWMNEYGPIYRLAAGPKNFVIVSDPDIARHVLRNYGTKYAKGLVAEVSEFLFGSGFAIAEGSLWTARRRAVVPSLHKKYLSVIVDRVFCKCSDRFVEKLKSYALNDTNVNMEEQFSQLTLDVIGLALFNYNFDSLKADSPVIESVYTALKEAEARSTDILPYWKSKTLCKIIPRQIKAEKAVTIIRETVEELILKCKEMVEKEGEKINDEDYVNDADPSILRFLLASREEVSSEQLRDDLLSMLVAGHETTGSVLTWTVYLLSKDPSSLKKAQEEVDRVLQGRNPSYEDIKNLKFITRCINESMRLYPHPPVLIRRAIVTDELPGNYKVTPGQDIMISVYNIHHSSQVWERAEEFIPERFGLDGPVPNETNTDYKYIPFSGGPRKCVGDQFAMMEAIVALSIFLKHMEFELVPNQKINMTTGATIHTTSGLFMKVRERKVNYMAVSST, translated from the exons ATGGCTTCCGTACATGCACTCTCTCCGCTCGCAGCCACCACAAACCACCACCGTCTCTCCTCCGTAGCACCCAAATTCCCTTTCCGAGTTACAAAGCGCCGATCGCTAACAATCAAATCCTCAATTGAAaacaaacccaaacccaaacccaaacccgCCTCCACCGCCATAAACGGGTCATGGGTTGGTCCAGGTTGGCTCACCGCCTTGACTCGCTCTCTTTCCCTTATCCAATCCGACGATTCAAACATACCCATTGCAAATGCGAAGCTGGATGACGTATCAGAGCTTCTGGGAGGAGCCCTCTTTCTCCCGTTGTTTAAGTGGATGAACGAGTATGGTCCTATCTATAGACTCGCAGCTGGGCCAAAGAATTTCGTTATTGTTAGCGATCCAGACATTGCTAGACACGTTTTGAGGAATTATGGAACTAAGTATGCTAAAGGTCTTGTTGCTGAAGTCTCTGAGTTCTTGTTTGGTTCTGGTTTCGCCATCGCTGAAGGTTCACTGTGGACG GCAAGGCGTAGGGCAGTAGTTCCATCACTTCACAAGAAATACTTATCAGTAATAGTCGATCGTGTATTCTGCAAATGCTCTGATAGATTCGTGGAGAAGCTCAAATCGTATGCACTCAATGACACCAATGTTAACATGGAGGAGCAGTTTTCTCAATTAACCCTTGATGTTATTGGTCTTGCATTATTTAACTATAATTTCGATTCACTCAAAGCTGATAGTCCTGTCATTGAATCCGTTTACACTGCATTAAAAGAAGCTGAAGCTCGTTCAACTGACATTTTACCATATTGGAAg AGTAAAACATTATGTAAGATCATTCCAAGACAAATAAAAGCTGAAAAAGCGGTTACTATAATTAGAGAAACTGTTGAAGAGCTTATTTTAAAATGTAAAGAAATGGTTGAAAAAGAAGGCGAAAAAATCAACGATGAAGATTATGTCAATGATGCAGATCCATCCATCCTTCGATTCTTGCTTGCTAGCAGGGAAGAG GTTTCAAGTGAACAATTACGTGACGACCTTTTGTCAATGTTGGTTGCTGGACATGAGACGACTGGTTCAGTGTTGACTTGGACTGTGTATCTTTTAAGCAAG GATCCATCTTCTTTAAAAAAGGCACAAGAAGAAGTTGATAGAGTTTTACAAGGGAGAAATCCAAGTTATGAAGATATAAAAAACCTTAAATTTATAACAAGATGCATAAATGAATCTATGCGACTCTACCCCCATCCTCCC GTCTTGATTAGAAGAGCTATAGTTACGGATGAGCTTCCAGGAAATTACAAGGTTACCCCTGGTCAAGATATTATGATATCAGTATATAACATCCATCATTCATCTCAG GTTTGGGAAAGAGCAGAAGAATTCATACCCGAAAGATTCGGCTTGGATGGACCTGTCCCAAATGAAACCAACACCGATTACAA GTACATCCCATTCAGTGGGGGCCCACGTAAATGTGTAGGAGATCAATTTGCTATGATGGAAGCAATTGTTGCTCTTTCAATTTTCTTGAAGCATATGGAATTTGAATTGGTTCCTAATCAAAAGATTAACATGACAACGGGTGCCACTATACACACAACAAGC GGTTTGTTTATGAAAGTTAGAGAGCGAAAAGTTAACTATATGGCAGTGTCTTCAACATAG
- the LOC111913154 gene encoding protein RGF1 INDUCIBLE TRANSCRIPTION FACTOR 1 isoform X2 — MQQLVPPWLEKLLSTDFFSVCRTHGDAARSERNMFCLDCNDEAFCFYCRSSRHKEHKVIQIRRSSYHDVVRVSEIEKVLEIDGVQTYVINSAKVLFLNERPQPKSSSSSGKGGSHICEVCGRSLLDTFRFCSLGCKLVGIKRNGNANFMLEGRSTTTTRVMVRGEEERLMYPSTPPSTRRRKGIPHRAPN, encoded by the exons ATG CAGCAATTGGTGCCGCCATGGCTGGAAAAGTTGCTATCAACCGACTTCTTCTCGGTGTGCCGGACGCACGGAGACGCTGCTAGAAGCGAGCGTAACATGTTCTGCTTAGATTGCAATGACGAAGCATTTTGCTTCTACTGTCGATCTTCTCGACACAAAGAACATAAAGTCATTCAG ATAAGGAGATCATCATACCATGATGTTGTGAGAGTTTCAGAGATTGAAAAGGTGTTGGAGATCGATGGTGTTCAAACATATGTGATCAACAGTGCGAAAGTTTTATTTCTAAACGAGAGACCACAGccaaaatcatcatcatcatcaggaAAAGGGGGTTCTCACATTTGCGAAGTTTGTGGGAGGAGCCTTTTGGACACTTTTCGTTTCTGTTCGCTTGGCTGTAAG CTAGTTGGGATAAAGAGAAATGGAAACGCAAACTTTATGTTAGAAGggagatcaacaacaacaacaagagtGATGGTGAGGGGTGAAGAAGAACGGCTCATGTATCCTTCCACACCTCCCTCCACTAGGAGAAGAAAGGGGATTCCTCATAGGGCTCCAAACTAG
- the LOC111913154 gene encoding protein RGF1 INDUCIBLE TRANSCRIPTION FACTOR 1 isoform X1 has product MQQQLVPPWLEKLLSTDFFSVCRTHGDAARSERNMFCLDCNDEAFCFYCRSSRHKEHKVIQIRRSSYHDVVRVSEIEKVLEIDGVQTYVINSAKVLFLNERPQPKSSSSSGKGGSHICEVCGRSLLDTFRFCSLGCKLVGIKRNGNANFMLEGRSTTTTRVMVRGEEERLMYPSTPPSTRRRKGIPHRAPN; this is encoded by the exons ATGCAGCAGCAATTGGTGCCGCCATGGCTGGAAAAGTTGCTATCAACCGACTTCTTCTCGGTGTGCCGGACGCACGGAGACGCTGCTAGAAGCGAGCGTAACATGTTCTGCTTAGATTGCAATGACGAAGCATTTTGCTTCTACTGTCGATCTTCTCGACACAAAGAACATAAAGTCATTCAG ATAAGGAGATCATCATACCATGATGTTGTGAGAGTTTCAGAGATTGAAAAGGTGTTGGAGATCGATGGTGTTCAAACATATGTGATCAACAGTGCGAAAGTTTTATTTCTAAACGAGAGACCACAGccaaaatcatcatcatcatcaggaAAAGGGGGTTCTCACATTTGCGAAGTTTGTGGGAGGAGCCTTTTGGACACTTTTCGTTTCTGTTCGCTTGGCTGTAAG CTAGTTGGGATAAAGAGAAATGGAAACGCAAACTTTATGTTAGAAGggagatcaacaacaacaacaagagtGATGGTGAGGGGTGAAGAAGAACGGCTCATGTATCCTTCCACACCTCCCTCCACTAGGAGAAGAAAGGGGATTCCTCATAGGGCTCCAAACTAG
- the LOC111913154 gene encoding protein RGF1 INDUCIBLE TRANSCRIPTION FACTOR 1 isoform X3, giving the protein MQLVPPWLEKLLSTDFFSVCRTHGDAARSERNMFCLDCNDEAFCFYCRSSRHKEHKVIQIRRSSYHDVVRVSEIEKVLEIDGVQTYVINSAKVLFLNERPQPKSSSSSGKGGSHICEVCGRSLLDTFRFCSLGCKLVGIKRNGNANFMLEGRSTTTTRVMVRGEEERLMYPSTPPSTRRRKGIPHRAPN; this is encoded by the exons ATG CAATTGGTGCCGCCATGGCTGGAAAAGTTGCTATCAACCGACTTCTTCTCGGTGTGCCGGACGCACGGAGACGCTGCTAGAAGCGAGCGTAACATGTTCTGCTTAGATTGCAATGACGAAGCATTTTGCTTCTACTGTCGATCTTCTCGACACAAAGAACATAAAGTCATTCAG ATAAGGAGATCATCATACCATGATGTTGTGAGAGTTTCAGAGATTGAAAAGGTGTTGGAGATCGATGGTGTTCAAACATATGTGATCAACAGTGCGAAAGTTTTATTTCTAAACGAGAGACCACAGccaaaatcatcatcatcatcaggaAAAGGGGGTTCTCACATTTGCGAAGTTTGTGGGAGGAGCCTTTTGGACACTTTTCGTTTCTGTTCGCTTGGCTGTAAG CTAGTTGGGATAAAGAGAAATGGAAACGCAAACTTTATGTTAGAAGggagatcaacaacaacaacaagagtGATGGTGAGGGGTGAAGAAGAACGGCTCATGTATCCTTCCACACCTCCCTCCACTAGGAGAAGAAAGGGGATTCCTCATAGGGCTCCAAACTAG
- the LOC111913168 gene encoding RING-H2 finger protein ATL8 yields the protein MDAVVSSNSKSFSTNSFFTPLFISILGIGATALAILMYHLLVVRYCMRRQAARMASIQTMAGGAEIPTGVDEKTLLTIPIITYTTPDSSMDPYECAVCLGDVDSGDKVRLLPNCKHMFHVKCIDEWFVGHTSCPVCRVPVVAPDDEARSCPVCRSVGALTDDHHNTTSVGSTPEGHDHQTDSGIDVLDGVNDGELTSGPRVRSGEMLRHCNSLVLPRETKEMLSGMELKRSLSMGQTACVTIDIQLDNVDKDCPYYSSIRDQSIKGFLRVSSKVRQSISRMCVGQESGILPY from the coding sequence ATGGATGCTGTAGTATCATCAAACTCAAAAAGCTTCTCCACAAATTCTTTCTTTACTCCTTTATTCATCTCCATATTGGGAATCGGCGCCACTGCGTTAGCCATACTCATGTATCATCTGCTAGTTGTTAGATACTGCATGAGAAGGCAAGCTGCAAGAATGGCGTCGATACAGACCATGGCCGGAGGAGCCGAAATACCCACCGGCGTCGATGAAAAGACGCTTCTTACAATCCCGATAATCACCTACACGACACCTGATTCGTCCATGGATCCGTATGAATGCGCGGTTTGTTTAGGTGATGTGGATAGTGGCGATAAGGTCCGATTGTTGCCAAATTGCAAGCATATGTTTCATGTCAAGTGTATTGACGAATGGTTCGTGGGTCACACGAGTTGTCCGGTTTGTAGGGTTCCGGTGGTTGCACCAGATGATGAGGCTCGTAGTTGCCCCGTTTGTAGATCGGTGGGAGCGTTAACAGATGATCATCATAATACGACGTCGGTGGGTTCTACACCAGAAGGTCATGATCATCAAACCGATTCTGGGATCGACGTTTTAGATGGTGTTAATGATGGTGAATTGACATCTGGGCCAAGAGTTCGATCGGGTGAAATGCTTCGACATTGTAATTCCTTGGTTTTGCCAAGAGAAACGAAGGAAATGTTGTCAGGAATGGAGTTAAAAAGATCGTTATCAATGGGGCAAACTGCATGTGTTACCATTGATATACAGCTAGACAATGTGGACAAAGATTGTCCGTATTATTCTTCAATTAGGGACCAATCCATCAAGGGGTTTCTACGTGTATCCTCGAAGGTGAGGCAGTCGATTTCTCGGATGTGTGTAGGACAAGAGAGTGGCATTCTTCCATACTGA